ACAATcgtacataaaagaaaaacacaatgtAATTTCACAGCACATTAATACTGAGAACCAcatctcaaaatttttacaaCCAATACTGAAGTTCTTAAAGATGACCACCTTACACACACTCGggtaataattatcaataaatagcaaataaaaaaagcttaattCCATTCCATGAAATCGttagaaaggataaaaaagtCGAGAgtataaaaagtttttcttccAACGTTCGTAATAACTCACTTGGTGACATAGCAGCCCTTTTCAATTTCCTGTATCATTACACTACACTTTTCCTTTTTCAGAGGAGCCTTCGAAGTTCAAAAGTTTCTTGTTTGGGAAAGGTTGCATCACAAAGTGTAAAGGAAGGTATGGATGGGTCTCCTAAGCTTCGTAACATTTTGATAAGTCAAAGTCGAACGAAGAGTGGGGCAAATCACGCAAGTTGGCTGCACAGGACTAGGAATGAAGAGTATCCTTGGAAGTGGATGGAATTCACAGTTGCCATTGAAGGTATGCTTCAAATCTAGAGTAACTATTAAGTGACCagcaacttttttcttattttgtgatcCTTGGTTGGATTTCGACGAATGATGGTATTCTCATCACCGTGCCGCCTTCTCCTCAAGACAAAATTAAGGTCGTATTGAGTATTGATAGCGTAATATACATTAGCTGAAGCTGGCAGCaacatttctgaaaagaaaaaaatcattaaaatgtgAACCACAGGTGTGACTAATTTTCAGTAACAATCTAGATGCTATTTACTAAAAAATTAGCTTTCAGTTACTTGTGTGAAAAATGATATAGACAGAGCATCTTTGGTTGGGTTCATTAAATGGGGTAGAAAAGTTGATAAACTAATTGCAGCTCAAAGGTTCATGAAAGTGAGTAAGATAAACCCCCACTCAGCTGACTGCCAAAAACCTCCATaatctctattttatttatgaagtttgtGATTTTCCAAGATGATCTGAtcaagaaaagtgaaagaaaagtaaacaatgaaGGGTGTAAACAATGTAAGTTGGTGCTGAGAAGTGAACCAcaacaaagttttaaaacttaGCCACTTTACTCCTCTTGGGCAGTGCTAAGCCAGGTGCAGTTAGCCACTTTACTCCTCCTGGGAAGTGCTAAGCCAGGTACAGTATACCATATTAAACAGTACAGACTATACTCCTTGAGAAGGGGACAACTCAAGGATGGAATAAGATCAAGAAAAAAAACGTGTATCTTCCTACTCCTCATTGGCACTGTTCCTActcatcttcctttccttcttctaccTCTAATTCCTTCCATGGGACAGAGAAATGGTTTTGGAAGCACTGTAGCAAAAGATTCTGTTAATTTCGAGTGAGTTTCGTAAGcaaattgtacagtatatttccagTCTGTTAGGTACACCATTAAATCATTCACCTAATGTTGATGGATGAATATACTTAAACTGCCATACATCAACATCAGTTATATAGCTGTTTTGTTGGTTTTAACTCTGATCATGATGCACTTTCATTCctgtttttcaattttacttaaaaaatgtgCATATAATCAACCTTTCAAACTTCACTGTATGttgtaaaaatagaaacaaatcaAGTGCTTTCCTTTGCAGACTGTGGACTAGTGAGCAGAGCTGTGAAGACACTAGAACAATAGATGGGTGGAGAACCAGACACTTCACAAGTTAGaagatccattttttttattgctcatgACGAACAAGAAAATATGGAAGTAGCCTTAAAAGCCAGTGGAAAGGATACGAACTATTTTAGAGACCATACTTCTACATCTATGAAAAGTGTAGATACTCTTATTGAGTGCATGAAAAGtgtacaaaataaatgttttaatctGTCTTTACTAAGCAAAAGGTTTCATGTAAAAACAACAGCTTTTACATGAATATTACATTACTAAAGACATTCCAAACTTATTTGGAAAATATCTTGCTATGAAAAGCACtataaaatgaatgcaaaatgtAGGCCACATTGGAGCTTTTTTAAAGAAACGTAAGCAGCCACGAAATTTGCAAGCCTGGTTCATCATTTAGCAAGTATATAACCTCAACCCAGGAGGGGGAGTCATCATATACAATTTGTACATGTGAGATTGATCTAGGTGGTGAGAGACACAACGATCATTTACCACATAACAGAACTTCTCGTTTATGGGTGTTCAAAAGGATACATTAAGTGCCCCTTTTAGGAACATGAACTGAGACATAATTGCTAGGTATAAACACACTTGCCCTTACTAAGAATTGGGATAGGAAGTCTGCAAATAAATCTCAGACTTCATAAATTTGGAGACAAAGTTTTACTTTCGTTACCTTCAAATAATGCATACAGTCATGGTTAGCTGCTTACAGTACTTGTTATTACCAtgctcagtttaaccagaccaatgtgTTTTAAACttgatttcatataaaatattagtcTGTACAAACACAGAAGACCACTGTGCTGTTTAGAATACCTCCAGACTAATATACCCCCCCCCATCAGTGGCAGTGTGTTGTCTCTTCTAATATTTCTCTACCACAatgaatgtaatgtaattattcattttgcgCTGCTTTTGATTTTTGGCCCATTAAAGTAAGTTGTTGTTAATTTTATCCagttgtgtttatgtatgtctcTTGAAGGTTGGACTTGGGTCTTTTCTACCCCTCAGAAAGGTGTAATTTAATAGATACATCAATCAAGtaagtgtttttatcttttcatgtttgaTGGTGATTCAGCTGTTCGTCGCCTGTTTGTTTTCATACCAGCTGGTGATGTGGGGCAGTTTTGAGTGCTATGCCGTTTAGTTAATGGCTCCCTTTAGAGAGGTTTTCAGCTCTTATATTCTCTGACAGCTTGTGGCAGTTTCCTGTATAATTTTGAAGACGTCCTCGACATTTTGCTGCCCCCCTATTAACTTTCTTGTTGCTGGCATCTCTGCAGCTCATGCAAGGGATTGTGTACCTCGTTCCTTCCATTACGTATTTTTGGAGGCGAGCCCACCCATCATCTGCCCTTGCCCTCAGCCTGCTGAACCTCTGGAGTCATTAGGGGCCCCCCTAAAAGACAACCTGTGTTGTGTGCCTCCTACTTTGTGGCACATAAGTGAAATCTGTCATAAGAGACAACACTTCACTGCGTGGTGATAAGGGACGACTGTATATCAGCCACAGTATTAGATGGATTATGGTTAATTATCGTCAatacgatggttttttttttttttttacctcaaatgTATGTTTATTCAGCATTCAAGTTTGTAAATTAATTAGGTTTAAGGCTAAATTCTCACTTTGTCTCTTTCCATTACACCCGACCCATGTGTATGTTGTTTTTATCTCATAATTCTGTTCTCTTTTACTACAGTGTGCTAGTTGGCTAGGTGAATTGTTTCTGGCAttttaaatgtgtatttttcttccctaaagtacagtgattttgtaattttagggacttattgtaataaataattaatggttTGTTTAGTGTCTGTATCCTTCTCTTTGAGAAAATACTTTGAATTGGTTCTGCTCTGGTAATAGGTCCTTCTCATTAATCATAGTGGTAAGGGCCTTAAGGTAGATAACAGAATTTCTGAACTCACCGCCCATCTTTTAGGATGAATTACATTATGTAtgtaaaactttttatttgtatttgtagtaAGTATCCAAATAGTTATGTCAGGAGATTGTCTTCATACTAAAAGCTGCATTTCATGGTTATGCTGCCATTCCATCTTTTCTCATTATGCTACACCTTTTTAATCAATGGTTCTTATACTCATTTGCATTGTGTGTTAGGAAGAATATTTTTATGCATGAAGTCCTATACTACATACCTGATACACACTGGTATttaattgcatcatgtttaaaaCACAATAACTTGTTACCTTGATATTTTAGCCTAGAACGAATTCATAGCTAAGATAACAATATCTTTATTACTCTCCAGTAAAATTCTCCCCATAACGTTTCATAGTACTATATACCACGAATGGCTTTGCTGTACAGACTActaatttcaaagtttttttttataaactgagtCCAGACTACTGATGGTACATTACACTAAATACATGGCTGTCACAATACTTACCCCCATCAGGTAGAAATTGTGCCAATGTGTAGTCCTCAGGGTTACCCTCAAACCCATGCTTCTCCATTGCCTTCCTTATTACAGAGATTGTGCGCTCAGAGTTACTGAGCATGATGCTCTTGTACAGGTTAACTCCTGCAAAACAAAGgatcagtttcatttctcatgagACTTCACTGTGGTATTTTATTacactaacatgaaaaaaaaaatcaagtatgtTACGTGCATACACTATttacaacatacagtatatacctcaAATTATGCATAATACAATactatactgtattataattacagtatacaatAAAGCATAAGTAGTACAGGAGTGCTTgatattccaaaatattatttaacaacTAGGCATAATCAGAACATGTATTAAACCATGTAAAGACCCTTACCATCTACTTCATGAGCGCTGCTTTCTATAGAAACTCTAATTATGTAGAAATCAGGGGTAATGTAAGGCGAGGGTGTAGGCTGCTGCTGCTGGACTTGCTGGGGGGTGCCTGTCTGACGTTCAGGGGTACGGCCTGAGGCAGTGGTACCTCCAGAATTTACGGACACATCCAGCGATGGTAAAGAGGAGCTGCTTGACGATGTGGACATCTGCAAAAATTAAAGTACCGATTACTATGAAAAACctcattattttactttgatcGCTGATATCATATGCAAGTTTTCAGCTTCATGTGACCACCAAAGTTTTAAACCTGTATGAAGTCTGAATTAATTTGCTTAAAGTGCTGAAAACCAACCTTTCTTTCTAAAGAACAAGAATCATTATGACTCAGGGGGGTGTTGATGGAGTCATTGTCGAAGAAGAATTGACTACTCGAGGAGCCACTTGATGTGCTGGCAATACTGTCGTTCTTTCTGTGACCAAACCTGAAATATCAAAATTGTTTAAACTTCAGAATGCAAAATTCCATAAGAATACCGTACTTTGTTTTTGAGACGACTACAAATGAACTTTACATCCGGCAAACTGTGAATACAGTTTATAGTCAGTATTCTCTTTTAACTAAGCTTACAAAGTCCATCACATGGTGGCAAgtcaaatattacagtattagCTTAACTTCTAAAGAACTTTTTGGTGCTTTTACTCAATACTGATAACCTGCCATGCTTTATCTTCCAAAttacttcaaaagaaataaagtgtTAACTGATACATACTGAGCTCTTTTCCTCATTTTGCTTTCTCTTGTAGATGATGGAGCTGAGGACCCTTGAGGCTCAATTTGGCAAGAAAGTCTCCAGGCTTCTTTGTCGTCCAAAACTAGTACGGAGTCCCACCATCGTTCAAATCTCTCGTCTCTCTCCAGCTGGTATGCATTTGCTGCACCTTGCAGCAACCGAATCTGTTGGATTACAGTGCATTGTAATTAATccataaatggtaaaaatacaaGCAGtagtactgtattaaaaaatttactgAGTGTTAAATTTCTCTTACTAAAATCATTCAACATTCATAAAACCTGCAGtatatttttcctaatgaacataCTTCACTATTATATGATGTGACATCACTTAAAGTATTCACTAATTTATAAGATACAGTTTATTTATGCTTAAGTAACCAGCGATATGAAGGTACATACCTGTGCCAACACTTCAAActccttcctttttttatcgAAGTTGATGAGCCCATTTGCAACAGTGTCTGGAATAGCTGTATCTATCATAGTGAGATCAGTCAGGAATGTGCCAAGATAGGGAATAGTTCCATAACTCAcagcctggaaaaaaaaaaaaaaaatggtcattatACTAAAGGAGCAGCCACTCTCTAAAAGACCTGAATGTGCCCATGCTTCCTACATGAATCATGTTCATCAGCAAACATCTAGTTTTACGGTGTATTTGCATTACACAAAAATTAAGGCTGCCATCACCAGACACATCAAGAAAGCGGAGACACTGGAGTAAAAATATCCACAATTCTCATATGGTCATTCTGAACATGCTGTGTGCTGATATATTCATGGGACTGCTAAGACTGAACTGAAGTGCTGTCATTTAACTGCTAGGGAGCTATTACGTGGCTTCGTGAGAATATAGATTTCGAGCCTTTGAGATTGTTTAGCTGTCTAAATCAATGTGTAGACTTGTCTTCACTAAAGACAAGGTCTAGGTATGGTTTGGTAAGcagatcatatataaaaaaaaaggggggggaaggtTAACCTTTACAGAGTATAGTCTTTTGGAAAACGATTTGCATTTCTTAAggaagttttgtattttcattttcttgctagTATGAAACATACAAGGGCAAAGCATGGCTGAACCACAGTTTGCAAGAactaaatttaagtttttaattgGGAACCTATGCTTGTGCCCAGGCAACCTTCGCCTTGAGTGACTTGCTGTCAAAGGGCCAAGACTTGCAAATGGTGCAACAGCAGCTCTAAAGGGAAATCAGTAACAGAAGTACAAACTCAGTTCATTTCACTTACGCAAACACCGATCTCAATACTTACCAGAGGATTAACAGCTAATTTCTCCAGAGCTTTGTGAAGATGTCTGTCATTTGCATGAACAGTTTCTGCATGCTTAGCTGTACCTTCCTTCATTAGCAACTCGCGTTGGTAGAGCTGGTTATTCTCTTCACTGAATATCCTAGCTAACTCCTCAAACAGTTCAGCCTGAAAAATGAGATACTTTGTAAAGTCTGCTGGTATTTTGTGATGCATACTGACAATTCTTTCAACAGGCTGAGCACTTTATCTCATCATTATTCATAGGTATCAAACAGAAATTAAGGTACCTTGTCCTTTATCACAGCTCCCCAAGTCTTTTTTAATCTATAAATGGGGTTAGACTGTAGTCCCGAAATTATTGCTTTGAGGGAGGAGAAGTTCTTGTGCATTCTTAATTCctgtaaaaaaaagatgaatacatTATAGTATGTTTCTGTATCAATCATAATACGTTTGCATACTTTACTACTGTATTCAAGCTCACAAGTTAATACATTTACCTCAAACACACAATAAAGCAGCAATGATccttaaaagatgaaaaagacattttttcacAGATTGTGTAGTAACGAGCATTTCTCTAACATCTACTAGGAAATTGTCAGAATCCTCTCTATACAATCAAAACCATAATTGTGATCCTATCCTCATttttactgctactgctactactatcactaataataataaaaagggacTGTATTGACTAGGATTCTAAATGATACTATCCAAAGTGAAAACCACTTTGTTAGTTCCTCTGCAAAAGAAGCATTAGCTGTTTACCTGAGCAATGTCAATCCATTTTACTATGAGTCTTGCTCTTTGTGATGGCTTGAGTTCTGTGTCTACGAGGATGGTGGACTGTACCCGGAAGCTCACTGCGTTGAATTGGTCAACTGTGGCTGTGACAGTAGCTGCAGAGTCACCTCGACCCCGGTCACGCCGAGACCAAACTGACCCTAAACACTGGTGGGCTATCACATTCTTGAAAAGAACCTGGAAATAAACACTAACGTTATTACTAAACTCAGGGTGTttttccatatacagtactgtattatatcttttcatataatgcATTACTGTACTATTCCAGGAAGTGGTGATTCATGCccctaaaaatatttcatgaataaaaaggtTCTTAAACATTGAACAAATCAACTTAATGTTTATCAGTACAGTACAGCTGATAACTAGatctgtattttgtgttcttaCAGTGTCCATCCTAGTTAGCTGCTGGGCGAAAGTCGACTCGGAGATATCCAAGAATTCGTAAGGCTGATGGTCACCGTTCTTCATGGGGGAGGAGGAATGCACTCTTATCTCTTCGCAGGATAATATTCTCTCCAGCATGGGTGACCCTGCAAGAATTTTGCTTTAAAAGGAAAGTGTCCCAAATAGTTATACTCAAGGAAATCCTAACAAAAGAGACTAATATATGACCTCAGCTTCTTTGTCTTTTTTGACTACTTTATATTGCTAAAAAAGTTGACGTCTTCCATTCTGTCACTTTCAGTACAGTATTGGAATAAGCCAGCCTTGTACCAGCATAGGGTCTTTTATTCCTGAAACAGCCTGTGTGACATaaatttttttgatatttcataACTCAAAGGTGACAGATTCTTTGGCTTTAGAATACTGTACgtaagattaattaaaaaacacAGTCCCTCTCAATCTTCATATCCAGTATCAATATCCATCAAAAGCAATATTCATTTAGgcagaaataataaacaataagttgtcacaatatcattaatattttgtaatcCCTCCATTTCTTTGCTTCAATCAAATTCATATTGCTCCTTTAGTCAATCTCACTGAGACAAAATCAAGATATTATTATGCCTATAGCATGGCAATACTGTACTAAGGAAaccagtaattttttcttaattacaagTTCTTCAGCAAGGCAGGCCTTTTCAATACATGGCTGTTGATGTTGTACAGTAACTTATAAGCATTTTGGCATAATGCTCTAATTAATAACCAGATTATCATATGTTTTAGGCAGTAACTATTACTCCAAAAGCCTTATGAACATATGCAAAAGTTCTAAATTGTCATACACACTGTATTCGTTTTTCTTACAGAATTATTTACTACTGCAAATCTCATTTCTCCTATTACACTGTGAGCCACTGTTGCTTCCATAAGACTCCCTAGGCCTATTGCAGGTTTAAATAGGGCTAAGAATGCTTGTCCCAAAGGCATCTGACATCAATGGGTAGACCTAATCCTTAAAAAtaaccccaccaatgaagaacatCGAATTACCTTTGATATCTTCTTCCCTCCTCATCTTCTCCAGCTTGTAACCCACTTTGATGTGTAAGTCTGAGCCAGGGAGATGCACCCTCGTGAACTCCCTCAGCTGCTGCAGGCAGGAGAACATTGGGGGATCTCTGAAGTCCTCTGGGTAAGCGTCCAGCCATACTTGTAGGGTCAGTCTGAGAGCTCTGGAAGTAAAGGGTAGGGTTAAAACATGCTAAAGGTACTGGTAAAAATTGCTggtgtgtatattttttgttataatgacTGACATGTTAacatacaaaaagtaaacaagtgACTAATGATTTCATTGTTGCCAAGATATATCTACAAATGATGCACAAGAATCGCAAGACTTTCATGTGATAACATCATTACAGGTTGGCTGCAATGAGGAGGAGATTAAAAGTTAAGTAACAAGTGCTTCTGTGTAGTTAAGACATTTTCAGGATACACAATGTAACTTGAAAATGCATAATTACACTAAAGTACCCcatactttgtttttcatttcctgctCTGTGGCGACCAACATATTTTTGACAACTGTAAGTTAAAATATCAACACAGTACAGCTAAACTTATAATCGTTTTTCCTAGTCTCATATTTTCCTCAGTCATTGATATTTTTCCTGTAATTCACTACCAAATACaccctgtagggggtagtgccgtcagtgcatctcaagtggtgcactgtaggcattacttaaggttctttgcagcgtgccttcagcccctagctgcaacccctttcgttccttttactatacctcctttcatattctctttcctccatcttactttccgctcctaacaactgattcacaatgcaactgctttgaggttttcctcctgttacacctttcaaacctttttactgtcaatttccttttcagtgatgaatgacctcataggtcccagtgcttaaattcagttcaattcagttaccaaatacaaaataaaataccacataaCGTAACAGTGATAgtactaataacaataaaactcaAAGTTACACTAATACTTATTGCCAACAAAAACTCAAAAACTCAGCAGATGAGTCAACTCACTTTTTGTGATCTTCACGCAGATGCTCCGGAACGTTAACCTTATTACTACTTGAGTCAAGGGCGAGGTAGCGGTCGAGGATGAGGTTGAGAACTTGTCTGGTGGAGGAGAAGGTGCGGTAGGTTGCCAGGAAAACATTCACGAAGGTAGACTCCAGTTCCCCGCTGTCCGAGGCCAAGGACTCGATCAGTTTCTCGAGGGTCCCCGCCTTCAGGAACTTAACCCTCACCGTCTCCCACTCCAAGTGAGAGATTTCGTCATCGTCAGACTcctgaaaaaaagttaattataattaataataataataatatcaatggaAGCCTGTAATCCTTTTCGTTTTATGATTAAGGTTTGGGTTTCACCTCCtacttatatttttccttatttttccagTATTTCTGAGTCTACTTCTAGTCGTCAGACACTACTTGCTTACGGCCTGTTATTGACTGAAAGGGTATCATTAGAAATTGTTATTCAGATGTGATTAATTaaacttttgatttgttacctATTTAAACCTCCTTTGGAAATCAGTTACCTAGAGACGTTTTGTTAATTAACTCAATAACAATCTGttactaatgaaaaataaattattcaaaatctgTTGTGGCTTTGAATGCTATCTTGCAAAACCATTTCAAaaatgaatgatctcacaggtatgaaatattcttaatttccaatttgaaagtaaagtatatatttgtttaattactGGACCATCATCACACTatgaataatcataaataatattaaatgacCATTGAAATTTAATTCAGTATTCGGCACAAAGAAAATACAACTAACAACGCTCTCTCTCACCTGAGTGATGCTTCTCGAAGGATGATGATATCGGACTTTCTTCAGGTACACGGTATAAATGGCGCCTTCGCATTTTTCCTCGCCCCACAATCGCCATGTTGGCGCCTGGAAAGCAAGGAAGGAATTATGTTAATAATCTAGTCTCATTCTCTTTTTAAGAGATAAAATTCAGCACACCCATTCTATCTAAACATTTTTCAAGACACGAAGGAAgggaaaattaaaacttaaaactaaaatgatattATTTGTGTCCTCACCCAGACACATGAATGCCAGTTTTGAAATTTCTGCCGTTATGGTTACTCGACACAAATTTAGCTCCTCAAGATTAATTGCATTATTACTGCTTCCCATCTGTTGCATAGCACCAACAACCAGCATTATGCAAAGACATTTTTACCTGACCAAGCCAATGTTTTCGCCAGTAATAAACATAAGAGtacaatcttcttcttttaagagTACAATAATGGACACCTATATGATTATGGTACTCGAAGTTTTCACCTTCATTTCAAATAAggagttatattttttgttaaacgCGTTATATAAATTAAAGGCGACTACTGATTGGGTCATGATACCGTGTGTACGTTATGGATAATAATGAAACTTAAATCCTTGTAACGACGTAAGTACGCGGCAGACAGGTTATCATTTCCTGATTTAATAATcggtcattttaaaatatatgctGATGGCTTCTGCTGAGCCTCCTTATGTTGATGAATTAATCTGCACTTGCAACTGCACGAGCTCTTGCACCTAAGTAGCCATCATTATCGCTGACGTAATTAAATCGGGTTTTTCCTCTATCGAGTCGTCCGTCAGACGGGCTCTTTCTCTAccttaaaaaaaagctttaaacaaATCAAACCAAAATCCTCAACAATGGATAAACTGTTCGTTCCCTTCTCATTACCTTTCAACTCTCTTACTCCgctcctccctttccccctcccgtAATGTCCCCCTTTTCCTCATTCAGTCAAGGGAGAGGTCACAGAGATCAAGGTAAAGGGGGCAAGGAGCTGCCTACTTAACCCAAGCGGCCCCTTCCACCAACACTGTATTGGTACTACTGTGACCTTGCCCCTGGTTCCGCGGTTTATACTAcgctggcttatgccagcacgggcctttGCCCTAAGGTAGTCCTACGGTTAGTAAGGTGTGAAAGGGAGTAAGAGGCTTCGTTTTGACCTCAGGACTCGGAGCAACCAACAGAGACGATCTCGCTTCTAGACCGATGTATGTTCGTGGTAAGCAGCTTATTAAGCTtcaatttaaagaaacacaaagaaaaacatttttaatttacgGACACACTTGCAATTATCCCGTTATAGTATTACTCAGATAAAGACATACAAATGAACAAATTCAGTATTTCAAGTTGGACTTCACATAGGCCTAAACCTACTTACTACTGCCAGTCCGAATTCATGCTCTCAGGTCatattccaaaatatataaacCACTTGTGGTGAAACTGAAGTCAGTGGCCATTAAACCACAAAACAAAGAGCCTTTTATTATAACCGTAACCACTTTATAACTGACAATTCAGGTTGCTACCATAACCAAGAGAATTCCCGCTAGGCTCAGCGTAACTGCTCACTACTGTAGTCTATGCATGACCTTCACTCAATTATCTTTGCAGTTATGATGTAATGAGGTAACAGACATACAAATAAACCCGAGAGAGCATAAGACCTCATTGGAAGTCGCTAATATGACATCACGTTACAATAACGGCTTCTTAAGCAAGCCTACTCATCTATACCCACTGAGCTTGAGAGGAGAAATTACATACCCAGACAATACCCATAATTAAAGATTGTTATATTTTCAAAGTCAGTTCACGTATGCTCTGTTACCTGGAATAAACATCACGTCTCTTATGAGGCTGGTTTTATGCTGCAACATCATGCAACGTGTGCATTAGCAATGTAAAACCTATACTAATCTGGCAGCTACGTAATACTAGGAATGGTATTACGTCATCATTTTAATAAATGCGTTGTAGTTGAAGGATTCCTTTCGGTGCCCTGCTATTGCAATGTTACATaaaatttgcttttcattattgTAGATTgagatggccttatgccagcacgggatcttgctCATGGAGCAGCCCTCAACGCACTTTTATTATGGGTCAATTTGTAGATTTTTCCTCCTTAATATTAGCTGAATTTTCCGGGTAGAAGACTGATGAGCAGACACGGGCTAAAGATGTGGTTTTGACAGAAGCTAttaaggaaaattctctctctctctctctctctctctctctctctctctctctctctctctatatatatatatatatatatatatataaccaagtcaGAACGACCAAATCATGAGATAATTACTATTGGCTTAACTGCAATACTCAAAAAGTTCAATTTGCAATGTTACCGAAACACCATAAAGCAGGTTACTTGTTCTCTTAACTAcgttgaataaaaatataatttaatcccAGCTATAACTTGTAAGAccaaaattagttaaaaaaaattaaactgccaTCGTCTTGCTAACAGCAAAGGAGAGCACAGCCAAAGACGAATACATAATGACAAAAGGACTACTAGACTGATCTCCCACGTAGGCGTGAGAGGAGCAGGGTTTGAAATGTCATACCCAAAGTGCGATGTATTGTAACAAGCAGACTAAACAACGGATTCCCAGTGACTGAGTCAAAGGCAGCAGTATTAATCCATCTTGGCGGCAACATTTGTCAACGGCTTTGCGTGCCCTTCTACAT
The nucleotide sequence above comes from Macrobrachium rosenbergii isolate ZJJX-2024 chromosome 1, ASM4041242v1, whole genome shotgun sequence. Encoded proteins:
- the Rgl gene encoding ral guanine nucleotide dissociation stimulator-like 1 isoform X1; protein product: MMKPGFGTTHVSTLKIYINNLDVEDVREEPRILTPEEEEKKPLEEEEEEVVEWDLVRCQPQTTWYIFEEPQAPTWRLWGEEKCEGAIYTVYLKKVRYHHPSRSITQESDDDEISHLEWETVRVKFLKAGTLEKLIESLASDSGELESTFVNVFLATYRTFSSTRQVLNLILDRYLALDSSSNKVNVPEHLREDHKKALRLTLQVWLDAYPEDFRDPPMFSCLQQLREFTRVHLPGSDLHIKVGYKLEKMRREEDIKGSPMLERILSCEEIRVHSSSPMKNGDHQPYEFLDISESTFAQQLTRMDTVLFKNVIAHQCLGSVWSRRDRGRGDSAATVTATVDQFNAVSFRVQSTILVDTELKPSQRARLIVKWIDIAQELRMHKNFSSLKAIISGLQSNPIYRLKKTWGAVIKDKAELFEELARIFSEENNQLYQRELLMKEGTAKHAETVHANDRHLHKALEKLAVNPLAVSYGTIPYLGTFLTDLTMIDTAIPDTVANGLINFDKKRKEFEVLAQIRLLQGAANAYQLERDERFERWWDSVLVLDDKEAWRLSCQIEPQGSSAPSSTRESKMRKRAQFGHRKNDSIASTSSGSSSSQFFFDNDSINTPLSHNDSCSLERKMSTSSSSSSLPSLDVSVNSGGTTASGRTPERQTGTPQQVQQQQPTPSPYITPDFYIIRVSIESSAHEVDGVNLYKSIMLSNSERTISVIRKAMEKHGFEGNPEDYTLAQFLPDGEMLLPASANVYYAINTQYDLNFVLRRRRHGDENTIIRRNPTKDHKIRKKLLVT
- the Rgl gene encoding ral guanine nucleotide dissociation stimulator-like 1 isoform X2, which encodes MVRCVLGGLTYFLLDACVCTEPLPVLWTLEGERNEERRFQAKRERRMNTEAPTWRLWGEEKCEGAIYTVYLKKVRYHHPSRSITQESDDDEISHLEWETVRVKFLKAGTLEKLIESLASDSGELESTFVNVFLATYRTFSSTRQVLNLILDRYLALDSSSNKVNVPEHLREDHKKALRLTLQVWLDAYPEDFRDPPMFSCLQQLREFTRVHLPGSDLHIKVGYKLEKMRREEDIKGSPMLERILSCEEIRVHSSSPMKNGDHQPYEFLDISESTFAQQLTRMDTVLFKNVIAHQCLGSVWSRRDRGRGDSAATVTATVDQFNAVSFRVQSTILVDTELKPSQRARLIVKWIDIAQELRMHKNFSSLKAIISGLQSNPIYRLKKTWGAVIKDKAELFEELARIFSEENNQLYQRELLMKEGTAKHAETVHANDRHLHKALEKLAVNPLAVSYGTIPYLGTFLTDLTMIDTAIPDTVANGLINFDKKRKEFEVLAQIRLLQGAANAYQLERDERFERWWDSVLVLDDKEAWRLSCQIEPQGSSAPSSTRESKMRKRAQFGHRKNDSIASTSSGSSSSQFFFDNDSINTPLSHNDSCSLERKMSTSSSSSSLPSLDVSVNSGGTTASGRTPERQTGTPQQVQQQQPTPSPYITPDFYIIRVSIESSAHEVDGVNLYKSIMLSNSERTISVIRKAMEKHGFEGNPEDYTLAQFLPDGEMLLPASANVYYAINTQYDLNFVLRRRRHGDENTIIRRNPTKDHKIRKKLLVT